The following are encoded in a window of Mycobacterium vicinigordonae genomic DNA:
- a CDS encoding AMP-binding protein: protein MVDGDVRLSYRELIERVDRAAAGLRRLRVGHGEVVSFQLPNWWEALVLHFAIIRIGAISNPLIPILRDRELQFMLGAARTKVLVVPGTFRGYDHAGLAQRVRNHLPALERVVTVRGRRRPDATTFTELLIKDDGIEPEQFRRPDDAVLLLYTSGTESEPKGVVHSHNTLSYDNVSIIEHFELHSSDVVFVPSPIAHITGVLYGLHLASMLGSTVVYQDVWEPTRALELVQAERCSFVVAATPFLHGLTYHERLSEYDVSSLRVFACGGADVSPDLIRAANERLDCYALRVYGSTEVPTLTAGACTDPIDKRANTDGRRVGIAEVAILDEDGNRCAHGEVGQLFARGPEAFLGYYGRSGAISFTADGWFDTGDTARIDNDGYVQIAGRTKDIILRGGENLSSKEIEDLLVGYPDVLDVAVVAMPDPILGERACAVVVPRAGAILRLADLTNYLDRLGTAKQKWPERLELVDELPKTPTGKVQKLRLREHVAARLAEDQQPIS from the coding sequence GTGGTTGACGGCGATGTTCGATTGAGCTATCGAGAGCTAATTGAACGTGTCGACCGAGCAGCGGCGGGCTTACGGCGTCTGAGAGTCGGCCACGGAGAAGTGGTTTCGTTTCAACTCCCAAATTGGTGGGAGGCGTTAGTCCTGCATTTCGCGATCATCCGGATCGGCGCGATCAGCAATCCGCTGATCCCGATCCTTCGCGACCGCGAGCTGCAATTCATGCTCGGTGCCGCTCGAACAAAGGTTCTCGTCGTCCCTGGCACGTTCCGCGGCTACGATCATGCCGGTCTGGCTCAGCGTGTGCGTAACCACCTGCCCGCCCTTGAGCGGGTAGTCACCGTGCGCGGCCGACGGCGCCCCGACGCCACTACGTTTACTGAATTGCTCATTAAAGATGACGGCATTGAGCCCGAGCAATTTCGCCGCCCGGATGACGCAGTGCTGCTGCTCTACACATCTGGCACCGAATCTGAACCGAAGGGTGTCGTACATTCTCACAACACCTTGAGCTACGACAACGTCAGCATCATCGAACATTTCGAGCTACATAGTAGCGACGTTGTATTCGTGCCCTCCCCGATCGCTCATATTACCGGCGTGCTCTATGGCCTTCATCTGGCCAGCATGCTTGGCTCGACTGTGGTCTACCAGGACGTCTGGGAGCCGACGCGAGCACTGGAATTAGTTCAGGCCGAGCGGTGCAGCTTCGTCGTTGCCGCCACCCCGTTCTTGCACGGGCTCACCTACCACGAGCGGCTCAGCGAGTACGACGTGTCCTCTCTGAGGGTATTCGCATGTGGTGGGGCGGACGTTTCCCCTGACCTGATCAGGGCAGCGAATGAGCGGCTGGACTGCTACGCGTTGCGTGTCTACGGCTCCACCGAGGTGCCCACCCTCACCGCGGGGGCTTGTACCGACCCAATCGACAAGCGGGCGAACACCGACGGGCGACGGGTTGGAATTGCCGAAGTTGCCATCCTCGATGAGGACGGCAATCGCTGCGCACACGGCGAGGTCGGCCAGCTCTTCGCCCGAGGGCCGGAGGCGTTTCTTGGCTACTACGGCCGATCGGGAGCGATCAGTTTCACCGCGGACGGTTGGTTCGACACCGGCGATACCGCGCGCATCGACAACGATGGGTACGTGCAGATCGCAGGTCGCACAAAGGACATCATTTTGCGTGGTGGCGAGAATCTGAGCAGCAAGGAAATCGAGGACCTCCTCGTCGGTTATCCCGATGTCCTCGACGTCGCCGTGGTCGCTATGCCCGATCCGATTCTCGGCGAGCGGGCCTGCGCAGTGGTCGTGCCGCGCGCGGGAGCGATATTGCGGCTCGCTGATCTCACGAACTACCTCGACCGGCTCGGCACGGCCAAGCAGAAGTGGCCAGAACGGCTGGAGCTTGTCGATGAACTACCAAAGACCCCGACCGGCAAGGTCCAGAAGTTACGCCTCCGCGAACACGTCGCCGCTCGATTGGCTGAGGATCAGCAGCCGATCTCGTGA
- a CDS encoding thiolase family protein, which translates to MTDETVIAGVGMHPFGRFPDKSPIDLGVEAITEALADAEVSWEDIDALYCGHMYAKTGAGQRIVDLVGRTGLPVINVETACSSGGAVTQLAQHSLRAGVHRTMLVVGIEKMPRGAMDMDYFALWRQRSGHALNPAQFALHAQRHAHEYGTTERQLALVAVKNHRHSVGNDRAMYQHPIGIEEVLASRPVVDPLRLLMLCTPNEGAAAAVLVARPARRGDIVLAGQAIRTATQDQAIGEHMPTFSTVQRRHETVTRRTADAAYASAGVGPDDLDVVELQDTDSSTEIISTEELGLCLPGQGGKLVEEGATALGGRIPVNVSGGLLSKGEPVGASGLGQVYEIVNQLRGRCGPRQVERARIGLTHALGAGGNCSVMIFRKV; encoded by the coding sequence GTGACCGACGAGACTGTGATAGCTGGGGTGGGTATGCACCCGTTCGGTCGCTTCCCGGACAAGAGCCCGATCGACTTGGGAGTCGAGGCGATCACCGAAGCGCTAGCTGACGCCGAGGTGAGTTGGGAAGACATCGATGCGTTGTACTGCGGCCACATGTATGCGAAGACTGGTGCGGGCCAACGCATCGTTGATCTCGTCGGGCGGACCGGGCTGCCGGTAATTAATGTCGAGACTGCGTGCTCGTCGGGAGGCGCGGTGACTCAGCTTGCCCAGCATTCCTTGCGTGCCGGCGTGCACCGCACGATGTTGGTCGTCGGGATCGAAAAGATGCCGCGCGGAGCGATGGACATGGATTATTTTGCGCTGTGGCGCCAGCGCAGCGGGCACGCTCTCAACCCCGCGCAGTTCGCACTTCACGCGCAACGCCACGCCCACGAGTACGGCACTACGGAGCGACAGCTGGCTCTGGTCGCGGTGAAAAATCATCGGCACTCCGTCGGGAACGACCGGGCGATGTACCAGCACCCGATCGGCATAGAGGAAGTCCTCGCCAGCCGCCCCGTAGTGGACCCCCTACGGCTATTGATGCTGTGCACGCCGAATGAGGGCGCGGCCGCGGCGGTCCTCGTTGCCCGGCCAGCGCGCCGCGGAGATATCGTGTTGGCCGGTCAGGCAATTCGAACGGCAACGCAGGATCAGGCGATCGGCGAACACATGCCGACCTTCTCCACCGTGCAACGCCGGCATGAGACAGTAACCCGGCGTACTGCGGACGCAGCCTACGCCAGTGCCGGGGTCGGGCCGGACGATCTCGACGTAGTTGAGCTTCAAGACACTGACAGCAGCACCGAAATCATCTCCACCGAAGAGTTGGGATTATGTCTTCCTGGGCAGGGCGGCAAGCTGGTCGAGGAAGGTGCAACGGCCCTCGGGGGGCGAATACCGGTGAATGTCTCTGGCGGGTTGTTGTCGAAAGGGGAGCCGGTGGGGGCATCCGGTCTAGGACAGGTTTACGAGATTGTCAATCAGTTGCGCGGGCGCTGCGGTCCACGTCAGGTCGAGAGAGCTCGCATCGGGCTGACCCATGCTCTGGGCGCCGGCGGCAACTGCTCGGTGATGATCTTTCGTAAGGTCTGA
- a CDS encoding Zn-ribbon domain-containing OB-fold protein has translation MAVESNWNVEVPLVGAGIFSVDPPALLGATCRTCAQMCFPAAPRCPYCRGAHMEVVQLPSVGTIYSYTISHIRGPGYLGPVPYGLGVIEFDTGIRVATLLSADPLERLRIGARARIALADVGAPEQPLLSYTHTLVE, from the coding sequence GTGGCGGTGGAATCTAACTGGAATGTCGAAGTCCCCCTGGTCGGTGCAGGGATATTCAGCGTCGATCCACCCGCATTGTTGGGCGCGACCTGCCGGACTTGCGCTCAGATGTGCTTTCCCGCCGCGCCCCGGTGCCCCTACTGTCGCGGGGCACACATGGAAGTGGTGCAGCTACCCTCCGTAGGAACCATCTACAGCTATACGATTTCCCACATCCGCGGGCCCGGCTATCTCGGCCCAGTGCCCTACGGCCTGGGAGTCATCGAGTTCGACACCGGCATTCGAGTGGCTACCCTTCTCAGCGCCGACCCGCTCGAACGGCTTCGCATCGGGGCGCGGGCGCGCATTGCGCTGGCAGATGTCGGCGCCCCCGAGCAGCCGCTGCTGTCCTATACCCACACGCTAGTTGAGTGA
- a CDS encoding acyl-CoA dehydrogenase family protein: MVKDDVGLPTAQEISEFRSHARNWLQQAEIPLLPAEYDERHRVLREWHRALYEAGWVGLQWPSEYGGHDLTIAHQLAFTEELARAGAPQPVGSIGLEVVGPTLLRYGTQGQRERFVQPLLAAEELWCQGFSEPGAGSDLASLRTRGVIGDDQIIVTGQKVWTSWATYADFCAVLARTDPEAPKHKGISYLLVDMRSPGITVRPIVQLTGDAEFCEVFFDEVSVPRSNVLGELHGGWPLVMNTLGHERAEYAVRRRLENQLSFNQILGALRSHGHQHSDDVAEQIGAVYAHLRGFESLSRQTVKRLLAGNIPSPLDSVDKLHLADTEQHLFGVALDLLGPHRMAPSSRPLGLDAAQVIKSYLYGRAASVYGGTAQIQRSIVGERLLGLPREAR; the protein is encoded by the coding sequence ATGGTGAAAGATGACGTGGGGCTTCCGACGGCACAGGAGATCAGTGAGTTTCGGTCGCATGCCCGAAACTGGCTGCAGCAAGCCGAGATTCCACTGTTACCCGCGGAGTATGACGAGCGGCACCGCGTCCTCCGCGAGTGGCATCGCGCTCTCTACGAGGCTGGCTGGGTAGGTTTGCAGTGGCCCTCCGAATACGGGGGGCACGACTTGACGATTGCCCACCAGTTGGCTTTCACCGAAGAGCTCGCCCGAGCTGGCGCTCCGCAGCCAGTAGGATCGATCGGCCTGGAAGTAGTGGGTCCCACCCTTCTTCGTTACGGCACCCAAGGGCAACGCGAGCGGTTCGTCCAGCCGCTCCTCGCCGCTGAAGAGCTGTGGTGTCAAGGCTTTTCCGAGCCTGGCGCAGGTTCTGATCTGGCCTCGCTTCGCACCCGCGGGGTTATCGGCGACGACCAGATCATCGTCACCGGGCAGAAAGTATGGACCAGTTGGGCCACCTACGCGGACTTCTGCGCGGTCCTTGCCCGTACGGACCCAGAAGCGCCCAAGCACAAGGGGATCAGCTACCTGCTGGTTGACATGCGCTCACCCGGAATCACCGTGCGTCCGATTGTGCAACTTACTGGCGACGCGGAATTTTGTGAGGTGTTCTTCGACGAGGTGAGTGTTCCCCGCAGCAATGTGCTCGGAGAACTGCACGGCGGCTGGCCCTTGGTGATGAACACGCTAGGTCACGAACGCGCCGAATACGCAGTCCGGCGAAGACTTGAGAATCAGCTTTCATTCAACCAGATTCTGGGCGCGCTACGCTCCCACGGCCACCAGCACAGCGATGATGTCGCCGAGCAGATTGGTGCGGTGTACGCCCACCTCCGCGGTTTTGAATCTCTGTCGCGGCAGACCGTGAAACGCCTTCTGGCCGGAAATATTCCGTCACCTCTAGATTCAGTGGACAAATTGCACCTCGCTGATACTGAGCAGCATCTCTTCGGTGTCGCCCTCGATTTACTTGGCCCGCACCGAATGGCCCCGTCGTCGCGTCCATTGGGCCTCGACGCCGCCCAGGTTATTAAGAGCTACTTATATGGACGCGCCGCCTCGGTCTACGGCGGCACTGCGCAAATCCAACGGTCCATCGTTGGTGAACGCTTGTTGGGACTACCGAGGGAAGCTCGATGA
- a CDS encoding acyl-CoA dehydrogenase family protein, translated as MTVSEPHWADEDTPAELAAAADEMLAEILTRTSIRTEIDEYGFSCDAWKAAVEAGWFQVALTEDHDGLGLGLSGLAGIAQAVGRHLLPGPITDHAVVLPMLIPDASEPARERLNTAINGAAITVLVDGAAGSADGSALPQLLDGRLTGAVEFVRFGTHADELLVAAVGERQEPTVALISASADGVTVTSQPSFDPIIRYATVGLDNVAVDHVVLVPGTQTAVKLAELRAAVRLFTAAETAGVARRLLDTSVEFALERHQFGKPIGSFQAIKHLLADMAAATLMLEIASADALQRAVDHSLLESLSWQSKALAAWVGRQVGEGALQVHGGVAFTIEHDVHRGFQHALALQGIDGDERELARKLGWALLRGELEPWA; from the coding sequence ATGACTGTGTCCGAACCTCACTGGGCCGACGAAGACACGCCTGCGGAACTCGCCGCTGCCGCCGACGAAATGCTTGCCGAAATTTTGACCCGGACGAGCATACGCACGGAGATAGACGAGTACGGATTCAGTTGCGATGCATGGAAGGCCGCAGTGGAAGCCGGTTGGTTTCAGGTCGCCCTCACTGAGGATCATGACGGCCTAGGTCTCGGGCTGTCGGGGTTGGCCGGCATCGCCCAAGCCGTGGGCCGCCACCTACTACCAGGCCCGATTACAGACCATGCTGTGGTGCTGCCAATGCTTATACCCGACGCGTCGGAGCCGGCCCGCGAACGATTGAACACCGCAATCAACGGCGCTGCCATCACGGTCCTCGTCGATGGCGCCGCCGGTAGCGCTGATGGCTCCGCGCTCCCCCAGCTGCTCGACGGCCGACTCACCGGTGCAGTCGAGTTCGTTCGGTTTGGAACACATGCCGACGAGCTGTTGGTGGCTGCCGTGGGTGAACGGCAAGAGCCGACTGTGGCGCTGATATCCGCGTCAGCTGACGGCGTCACCGTTACCTCTCAACCCAGTTTCGACCCCATCATTCGCTACGCGACCGTCGGCCTCGACAATGTCGCGGTAGACCACGTTGTACTTGTTCCGGGCACTCAGACAGCTGTCAAGCTGGCTGAACTGCGGGCAGCGGTTCGGCTCTTCACCGCCGCCGAGACGGCCGGAGTGGCACGGCGGCTGCTGGATACATCGGTCGAATTCGCCTTAGAACGCCACCAATTCGGCAAACCGATCGGTTCGTTTCAGGCGATTAAACACCTCCTCGCCGACATGGCGGCCGCCACTTTAATGCTCGAGATCGCCAGCGCGGACGCGTTGCAACGTGCCGTTGATCATTCCCTACTCGAAAGCCTTTCTTGGCAGTCGAAAGCTCTGGCCGCCTGGGTAGGCCGGCAGGTCGGTGAAGGCGCACTACAGGTGCACGGTGGCGTCGCGTTCACCATCGAGCACGATGTACACCGTGGCTTCCAACACGCGCTGGCGCTCCAGGGCATCGATGGCGACGAACGCGAACTTGCCCGCAAGCTGGGCTGGGCGCTGTTGCGCGGGGAACTGGAGCCGTGGGCGTGA
- a CDS encoding alpha/beta fold hydrolase gives MTTEKPVLVLWHPATSSGRIWQNLVPLLSDYHEVHTPTLLGHRGGPAVQRRPATFTDIVDAAEEYLDNHGLDRAHLAGNSGGATVAIELARRGRATTVCALSPGGLWADNTSSAARRVNNQIQWGIKVLRILNPVAPLLLKSAAGRRAVLRNFVCHGERLSPSHALEYYFTDPIGCTIMSDLAASTEVAPPPETLPCPITLAWSEVDRMVPAEPYGRMARDLLPGASWMVLPSVGHNPMIDDPDLVARTILAVTGAVV, from the coding sequence GTGACCACCGAGAAACCAGTCCTGGTTCTGTGGCATCCTGCGACAAGCTCCGGGCGCATCTGGCAGAACTTGGTTCCGCTGCTATCTGATTACCACGAAGTTCATACGCCGACGTTGCTTGGTCATCGCGGCGGACCAGCGGTGCAGCGGCGCCCCGCGACGTTTACCGACATCGTCGATGCTGCCGAAGAATACCTCGACAACCACGGCCTCGATCGAGCTCACCTCGCGGGAAACTCCGGCGGCGCAACAGTCGCAATCGAATTAGCCCGACGTGGGCGAGCGACCACCGTGTGCGCCCTATCGCCGGGCGGCCTCTGGGCGGACAACACCAGCTCGGCTGCACGACGAGTCAACAACCAAATTCAGTGGGGAATAAAGGTTCTCCGCATCCTGAATCCGGTTGCGCCTCTGTTGCTCAAGTCGGCGGCAGGGCGTCGGGCTGTCCTGCGCAACTTCGTCTGTCACGGTGAACGCCTGAGCCCATCCCATGCGCTGGAGTACTACTTCACCGATCCCATCGGTTGCACGATTATGAGCGATTTGGCGGCATCGACCGAAGTTGCACCACCACCCGAAACCCTGCCGTGCCCAATCACTCTGGCGTGGTCCGAGGTTGATCGCATGGTCCCCGCCGAGCCCTACGGCAGGATGGCGCGCGACCTATTGCCCGGCGCCTCCTGGATGGTCCTTCCCAGCGTCGGACACAATCCCATGATCGACGACCCCGACCTCGTAGCAAGGACGATCCTGGCTGTAACCGGCGCTGTCGTCTAG